A part of Lentimicrobiaceae bacterium genomic DNA contains:
- the trmB gene encoding tRNA (guanosine(46)-N7)-methyltransferase TrmB, translated as MGKKNKLQRFAENATFAHLFQPTFEELASGYSMKGNWNAGFFKNNHPIVVELGCGKGEYTIALADKYPEKNCIGIDKKGARLWKGSKTSLENQMKNVAFIRTHTEMIEQIFAPGEINEIWITFPEPQPRNSRAKRRFTSPQYIERYKQILAPGGLLHLKTDNAELYNYTLEIIVMHRYTILYQTDDLYNAPVTPDIADVLPVQTFYEKMWLEQGLKIHYLKFIAESREL; from the coding sequence GTGGGAAAGAAAAACAAGCTGCAACGTTTTGCTGAAAACGCCACCTTTGCGCATCTATTTCAACCTACTTTTGAAGAATTGGCTTCCGGTTATTCCATGAAAGGAAACTGGAACGCAGGTTTTTTTAAAAATAACCATCCCATAGTGGTAGAATTAGGTTGTGGCAAAGGAGAATACACCATTGCCCTGGCAGATAAATATCCCGAAAAAAATTGTATCGGTATCGACAAAAAAGGCGCCCGTCTGTGGAAAGGCAGTAAAACCAGTCTGGAAAACCAGATGAAAAACGTGGCATTTATCCGCACACATACGGAAATGATAGAGCAAATTTTTGCCCCGGGCGAAATCAATGAAATATGGATCACCTTTCCTGAGCCCCAGCCCCGTAATTCGAGGGCAAAAAGGAGGTTTACCTCCCCTCAATACATTGAAAGGTACAAACAGATTCTTGCCCCCGGCGGATTATTACACCTTAAAACAGATAACGCGGAACTGTATAATTACACATTGGAAATAATTGTTATGCACAGATACACAATACTATATCAAACCGACGATTTGTACAATGCCCCGGTTACGCCCGACATAGCCGACGTGCTGCCAGTACAGACTTTTTACGAAAAAATGTGGCTGGAACAAGGACTGAAGATACATTATCTGAAATTTATAGCGGAAAGCCGGGAGCTATGA